A stretch of bacterium DNA encodes these proteins:
- a CDS encoding triose-phosphate isomerase, whose amino-acid sequence MRPIIAANWKMNPRSLREAKKILKQIRDLLVPIVGFEAYVAPPFPFVKSLYPLVRLTSIKLGAQNIHFENEGAFTGEVSLPMIEEWVDFVIIGHSERRAMGETNKIVNRKLHRVLDAGLRAILCIGESKEDYLKKDSEKIIEQLRSGLEGVNLKKVSEDLIIAYEPVWAIGTGIPADASYVEKNVFLIRQFISSLYTRETGAKVPVLYGGSVKAQNVKDFISRQGINGFLVGGASLDPGEFSAICQQAKELYKTKNK is encoded by the coding sequence ATGCGGCCCATTATTGCAGCAAACTGGAAAATGAATCCCCGTTCTTTGCGTGAAGCAAAAAAAATCCTCAAGCAAATTAGAGACCTTTTAGTACCGATTGTAGGATTTGAAGCTTATGTGGCCCCTCCTTTTCCCTTTGTTAAGTCTCTTTACCCTTTAGTTCGGCTTACTTCCATAAAGCTTGGAGCTCAAAATATTCATTTTGAAAATGAAGGTGCTTTTACTGGAGAAGTCTCTTTGCCAATGATTGAAGAGTGGGTTGATTTTGTTATTATTGGTCATTCTGAGCGAAGAGCAATGGGGGAAACTAATAAAATAGTTAATCGTAAATTGCACCGAGTTTTAGATGCAGGGTTAAGGGCTATTCTTTGTATAGGAGAGTCAAAAGAAGATTATCTTAAGAAAGATAGCGAAAAGATTATTGAGCAACTAAGATCAGGACTTGAAGGGGTAAACTTAAAAAAAGTTTCCGAAGATTTAATTATTGCTTATGAGCCAGTGTGGGCTATTGGCACAGGCATTCCGGCTGATGCCTCTTATGTGGAAAAGAATGTGTTTTTAATCAGGCAGTTTATTTCTAGTCTTTATACGCGGGAAACCGGAGCTAAAGTCCCGGTTCTTTATGGAGGAAGTGTCAAAGCTCAAAATGTCAAAGATTTTATCAGTCGCCAAGGGATTAATGGTTTTTTGGTAGGTGGAGCCAGCTTGGATCCAGGAGAGTTTTCAGCGATCTGTCAACAGGCTAAAGAGCTTTATAAAACTAAAAATAAATGA
- a CDS encoding aldehyde dehydrogenase, which produces MKFAINGFGRIGRTFFRSAYKLGLLPAAINDLGQIDSLAYLLKYDSTYGKFEGKIKVEGDSLVVDGKKIKILSEKDPSRLPWKNLGVDLVIESTGVFREYAQAYQHIQAGAKQVVISAPFKGDKPMKTIIFGINHLDLFSEDKVFSMASCTTNCLVPVAKILDDELGLEKATLNTIHSFTMDQKLQDAPHKDFRRGRSALQSIVPTTTGATEATAKVLPSLEGKMNGYAFRVPTPTVSIIDFVALVKKETSEKELRKLFKKYVQEDSFLGALKVVEEPVVSVDFRGDEAASIVDLELIQVIEGNLVRVVAYYDNEMGYAARLAKLVQYIGDKIL; this is translated from the coding sequence ATGAAGTTTGCTATTAATGGTTTTGGGCGGATTGGCCGCACTTTTTTCCGCTCAGCTTATAAATTAGGTTTATTACCTGCAGCCATTAATGATTTAGGTCAGATAGACAGTTTGGCTTATCTTTTGAAATATGATTCCACTTATGGGAAATTTGAAGGCAAGATAAAAGTAGAAGGAGATAGCTTAGTAGTGGATGGCAAGAAAATAAAAATTTTATCTGAAAAAGATCCTTCCCGCTTGCCTTGGAAGAATTTGGGGGTTGATTTGGTAATTGAATCTACAGGTGTATTTAGAGAATACGCTCAAGCTTACCAGCATATTCAGGCTGGAGCTAAACAAGTGGTTATTTCTGCTCCTTTTAAAGGCGACAAACCAATGAAAACGATTATTTTTGGTATAAATCACTTAGATCTTTTTTCAGAGGATAAAGTATTTTCAATGGCTTCCTGCACTACTAACTGTTTAGTGCCAGTAGCTAAAATTCTGGATGATGAGTTGGGACTTGAGAAAGCTACCCTAAACACGATCCATTCTTTTACTATGGATCAAAAGCTTCAAGATGCGCCTCATAAAGATTTTCGTCGCGGCCGCAGCGCACTTCAATCAATCGTTCCTACTACTACTGGAGCTACTGAGGCTACAGCCAAAGTTCTTCCTAGCTTAGAAGGGAAGATGAATGGTTATGCTTTTCGAGTGCCCACGCCAACAGTTTCTATTATTGATTTTGTTGCTCTGGTGAAAAAAGAAACATCGGAAAAAGAGTTGCGCAAGCTTTTTAAGAAATATGTTCAAGAAGATAGCTTTTTGGGGGCTTTGAAAGTGGTAGAAGAGCCTGTAGTGTCAGTTGATTTTCGTGGCGATGAGGCTGCTTCGATTGTTGATTTGGAATTGATTCAAGTGATTGAAGGCAATCTTGTTCGCGTTGTTGCTTATTATGATAATGAAATGGGTTATGCCGCTCGTTTAGCTAAATTAGTGCAGTATATAGGTGATAAAATTCTTTAA
- a CDS encoding phosphoglycerate kinase: MKSLGKLEPDNKKVLVRLDFDVPIEKGKIIDTFRLDASLPTLKYLQPAEKIFLVGHSGRPEGKVTEDLSLRPQADYLAQKLGLSLREAASPFFYRRYLLGDKIEILENLRFFIGEEHNEKKFAQKYAGLADVFVFEAFAVSHRKHASVYWLPKILPSYLGFRAEKEIEILSRLKRESSQTLAVIGGGKAKDKADLVHKFAAQNILLGGKTANELYLNKESLPKNVVLPIDGVLPSGKVKDYVDMSKKEVLSVRDLGPKTIKLFSEFLDKKGKNIIFAGPVGQFEKKSFSLGTKILYQRALGTKKFTFLLGGDSSYAALKFCLREKFSYVSVGGGASLSFLSRKSLEFGDVLT; encoded by the coding sequence ATGAAATCATTAGGCAAACTTGAACCTGATAATAAAAAGGTTTTAGTCCGTTTAGATTTCGATGTGCCAATAGAAAAAGGAAAAATTATAGACACTTTTCGTCTAGATGCTTCGTTGCCTACTCTCAAATATCTTCAGCCCGCAGAAAAAATTTTTTTGGTTGGTCATTCGGGCAGACCAGAGGGGAAGGTTACAGAAGATTTATCTTTAAGACCTCAGGCAGATTATTTAGCTCAAAAATTAGGTTTATCTCTTAGAGAAGCTGCTTCCCCCTTTTTTTACCGACGATATCTTTTGGGGGACAAAATTGAGATTTTAGAGAATCTACGTTTTTTTATTGGCGAGGAGCATAATGAAAAAAAGTTTGCTCAGAAATATGCTGGCTTGGCTGATGTTTTTGTTTTTGAAGCCTTTGCTGTTTCCCATAGAAAGCATGCTTCAGTTTATTGGTTGCCAAAGATTTTACCTTCATATTTAGGTTTTCGGGCAGAAAAGGAAATAGAGATACTTTCACGTTTGAAGAGGGAATCTTCACAAACTTTGGCTGTTATTGGCGGCGGGAAGGCTAAGGATAAGGCAGATTTGGTTCATAAGTTTGCGGCCCAAAACATTCTTTTAGGAGGCAAAACCGCTAATGAACTTTACCTAAATAAGGAAAGTTTACCTAAAAATGTGGTTTTACCAATTGATGGCGTATTGCCTTCCGGGAAAGTTAAGGATTACGTTGATATGTCTAAAAAAGAAGTTCTTTCTGTTCGTGATCTAGGACCCAAAACAATTAAACTTTTTAGTGAGTTTTTGGACAAAAAAGGGAAAAACATTATTTTTGCTGGACCAGTAGGACAATTTGAAAAAAAGAGCTTTTCTTTAGGAACTAAAATTCTGTATCAAAGGGCTTTAGGCACAAAAAAATTTACTTTTCTTTTAGGTGGTGATTCTTCTTATGCGGCTTTAAAATTTTGTCTGAGAGAAAAATTTTCCTATGTTTCTGTAGGTGGTGGCGCTTCTCTTTCTTTTCTAAGCCGAAAATCTTTAGAATTTGGTGATGTTTTAACTTGA
- a CDS encoding class II fructose-bisphosphate aldolase family protein, protein MYITNSKDLVLKAYKTKKAIGAFNAHNLEVFEAVISAAKSKKAPVIIQITPKTAKHLPLRYFKKMAEAADKLYPEVDFALHLDHGDSLEIVQEALELGFSSVMFDGSRLSMEKNIKLTCQVKTMAQRFRVAVEAEIGEMPKTGDRFQKSNLLGLDTIERFIKKTRVDFLALPLGTKHGMPAPGGKEHININYLKKISKSIKVPLVLHGASGVGKQELRQARRYGVAKVNFDTALRKIFTYALGKFLKAKPQEDDLRVYLEEARLATEKIVKDKIEALYF, encoded by the coding sequence ATGTATATAACTAATTCTAAAGATTTAGTTTTAAAGGCTTACAAAACAAAAAAGGCTATAGGAGCTTTTAATGCTCATAATTTAGAGGTGTTTGAGGCTGTAATTTCAGCTGCTAAAAGCAAAAAGGCGCCGGTTATAATCCAGATAACCCCCAAGACAGCTAAACATCTTCCTTTGCGTTATTTCAAAAAGATGGCTGAGGCAGCAGATAAGCTTTATCCAGAAGTGGATTTTGCTCTGCATTTGGATCATGGTGATAGTTTAGAAATAGTGCAGGAAGCGTTGGAGTTAGGTTTTAGTTCAGTTATGTTTGACGGCAGCCGGCTCTCTATGGAAAAAAATATCAAGCTTACCTGCCAAGTAAAAACTATGGCTCAGCGCTTTAGAGTAGCAGTTGAAGCAGAAATAGGAGAGATGCCAAAGACTGGTGATCGTTTCCAAAAAAGTAATCTTTTGGGTTTAGATACAATAGAGAGGTTTATAAAAAAAACAAGAGTAGATTTTTTGGCTTTGCCTTTAGGCACAAAACACGGAATGCCGGCACCGGGAGGGAAAGAGCATATTAATATTAATTATTTAAAAAAGATTTCAAAAAGCATAAAAGTTCCCTTGGTTCTTCATGGTGCTTCTGGGGTAGGCAAGCAGGAATTAAGACAGGCAAGAAGATATGGGGTGGCTAAGGTTAATTTTGATACTGCTTTGCGTAAGATTTTTACCTACGCTTTAGGCAAGTTTTTAAAAGCTAAACCCCAAGAAGATGATTTAAGGGTCTATTTAGAAGAGGCGCGGCTTGCTACTGAAAAAATAGTTAAAGATAAAATTGAAGCCTTGTATTTTTAA
- a CDS encoding carbohydrate kinase family protein codes for MEKIFVLGKALWDVILETEVELKENFFCFPFKEKTLAKSLVQEPGGGALNTSLAFKKLGFEPIPLAVVGKDFLGEEIRERLKEEGITTKFIGSTHKHTGTSVIVLGKKGLHTALIYPGANKELEADDIDTAVLKEARWWLILSWGNVNEEIIKEIVNKKEKLGKHLVFNPGKIQLQYPEKLKSLLAVTDILIVNKQELFSLVGRGKSLSETLVKAVGWGPKIVVATLGRQGSIVYDGGYFYRTPVYPAAVVDSLGCGDAFTSAFLAWFIKTGKIEQAVLAGTINSASVVSERGTVAGQLTDKEISKKIANAEIKVKKEKVSQ; via the coding sequence ATGGAGAAAATTTTTGTTTTAGGCAAAGCTTTGTGGGATGTAATTTTGGAAACCGAAGTAGAGCTCAAGGAGAATTTTTTTTGTTTTCCTTTTAAAGAAAAAACCTTAGCTAAGAGTCTTGTTCAAGAGCCGGGAGGAGGAGCATTAAATACCAGTTTAGCTTTTAAAAAATTAGGTTTTGAACCAATACCTCTTGCTGTTGTTGGCAAGGATTTTTTGGGAGAGGAAATCAGGGAAAGATTAAAAGAAGAGGGAATAACAACTAAATTTATAGGTTCTACCCATAAACATACTGGCACTTCAGTAATTGTCTTGGGCAAAAAAGGTTTGCATACCGCCCTGATTTATCCCGGAGCCAATAAAGAGTTAGAAGCTGATGATATTGATACTGCTGTTCTCAAAGAAGCGCGCTGGTGGCTTATTCTTTCTTGGGGAAATGTTAATGAGGAGATAATTAAAGAAATAGTTAATAAAAAAGAAAAATTAGGTAAACATTTGGTTTTCAATCCCGGCAAAATCCAGCTGCAGTATCCCGAGAAACTTAAATCCCTATTGGCTGTTACTGATATTTTGATTGTTAATAAACAAGAGCTTTTTTCTTTAGTAGGCAGGGGAAAATCTTTGTCAGAAACATTGGTTAAAGCTGTAGGGTGGGGACCCAAAATTGTGGTTGCTACCTTAGGTAGACAGGGCTCTATTGTCTATGACGGCGGCTACTTTTATCGTACGCCAGTTTATCCAGCTGCAGTAGTTGATTCTTTAGGTTGTGGTGATGCTTTTACTAGTGCTTTTTTAGCTTGGTTTATTAAAACAGGTAAAATAGAACAAGCTGTTTTGGCTGGTACTATTAATTCTGCTTCAGTGGTTTCTGAAAGAGGAACAGTTGCCGGGCAACTTACAGATAAAGAAATAAGTAAAAAGATTGCGAACGCTGAAATAAAAGTCAAAAAAGAAAAAGTTTCCCAATAA